ATACTTTTTAGGTTCTTCTGGTTCTAAGATAATCCTAATCAGTCTTGTTGTATTGCTTAATTTGATATTGGTCTTTATGTGGTCTCCTGAAGCGATTGCTCTCTTATTGCAGTGGAGTTTGGGGTTAATGGTGATGCCAATAGTCTGACGGTGGGAACTCTTGAGATGGAAAGTGACCAAGCAGGTGATGAAAATGATATTGGTGTAAATCTTGTTGAAGAGGAATTTCAACAAGATCTGGACGATAAAGTTGACAGAGATTCGTTAGATGAGGATGTAATCCCAGACACGATTCCATCAGTGGGACTCGTTCTAGCAGCTGAGCCCTATGTGGGACAGGAATTTGAATCTGAAGCAGCAGCACATGCATTTTACAATGCCTATGCCACACGTATAGGATTCATCATACGTGTAAGCAAACTGTCTCGTTCAAGGCGTGATGGCTCAGCTATTGGCCGGGCACTTGTGTGCAATAAAGAAGGATTTAGAATGCCTGACAAGCGTGAAAAAATTGTTAGACAAAGGGCAGAGACAAGGGTTGGTTGCAGAGCAATGATTTTAGTGAGGAAAGTAAGCTCTGGCAAATGGATTGTTACAAAGTTTGTTAAGGAGCACACTCATCCCCTGACACCTGGTAAAGGTCGAAGAGATTGCATTTATGATCAGTATCCGGTTAGTTCTTGCTCTCCtattagactttttttttttttttttttttttttgcactaTTCAATTTAATTTAGAGGGCTACTTGCAAAAGAAAACTGGATGAACTCAGCGGCTTTGAAATTTATGTGCATATGAATTAACTTTCAAGATTTGCAAAAAATTAGTTAATACATCACTTCTTCAACCTAACAACAATCTTCATATGGATTCATTAGACTTGTTGCTTTTTGGAAGTTTGAATTGAAGAATCTATAGAGTGTCCTTAGGCTATGCCAATTGATTTCCTGCAATGCATTTTGTTCAGGTTATACACTTTTAGTAATCATACATTTTCTCAGtaaatttttttcattatttactCCACAACTAATTTTTAAACAATTGCATAGTTATTAAGGGCCGCCTCATCATGCGGTGTGAAAGGCAGGTTCATTTACGAGATCTGCCTTAAGTGACACAAGGCATATAAAAGGTGTGCCTTGTTAACGTTGTTCCTGCATATgtatgtgtgtatatatatataattgttgttatttatttatatattgttgATAAATTTGTGGCATTTTTGCCTACATTTGGAGATTGAACCCACAACCCACCTCCCTTTTGGACTGTGGTAGGAACCAAGGCATTGCTTGGTGGTTAATTATTGTTTAATTTAATCCATTCTGTTACCCTTATAATTTATTTGGGCACTAAAAAAGAACTTACCATGCTTCTTCTCTTACTTCatcaaatcaaaagaaaaaaaagaaaataaagggtCAGTTCTGAATCAGGACTGGG
The DNA window shown above is from Euphorbia lathyris chromosome 1, ddEupLath1.1, whole genome shotgun sequence and carries:
- the LOC136203165 gene encoding protein FAR-RED ELONGATED HYPOCOTYL 3-like, which gives rise to MEFGVNGDANSLTVGTLEMESDQAGDENDIGVNLVEEEFQQDLDDKVDRDSLDEDVIPDTIPSVGLVLAAEPYVGQEFESEAAAHAFYNAYATRIGFIIRVSKLSRSRRDGSAIGRALVCNKEGFRMPDKREKIVRQRAETRVGCRAMILVRKVSSGKWIVTKFVKEHTHPLTPGKGRRDCIYDQYPNEHDKIRELSQQLAIEKKRAATYKRHLELLFEQIEEHNESLSKKIQHIVESVRDMEKEKKEQQNHV